One genomic region from Rosa rugosa chromosome 1, drRosRugo1.1, whole genome shotgun sequence encodes:
- the LOC133727212 gene encoding monothiol glutaredoxin-S6, with product MGGSEFVIVTVAAVLLLLGNDVVEASSSPSAFVQNVIYSNKIAIFSKSYCPYCLRAKRIFGELHEQPYVVELDLRDDGGQIQSVLLDVVGRSTVPQVFVNGKHIGGSDDLKAAVASGQLQKLLSIS from the exons GCGGCGGTTCTGCTGTTGTTGGGAAACGACGTCGTTGAGGCTTCGAGCTCACCATCGGCGTTTGTGCAGAACGTCATCTACTCCAACAAGATTGCCATCTTCTCCAAATCGTATTGCCC GTATTGCTTGCGTGCCAAGCGCATATTCGGTGAATTACATGAGCAACCTTATGTTGTAGAACTTGATCTTCGAG ATGATGGGGGGCAAATTCAGAGTGTTCTTCTAGATGTGGTAGGCCGATCCACTGTCCCACAAGTATTTGTGAATGGCAAGCACATCGGTGGTTCTGATG ATCTCAAAGCCGCTGTTGCGAGTGGCCAACTTCAGAAGCTTCTTAGTATAAGTTGA